A region of Silurus meridionalis isolate SWU-2019-XX chromosome 13, ASM1480568v1, whole genome shotgun sequence DNA encodes the following proteins:
- the LOC124395884 gene encoding LOW QUALITY PROTEIN: extracellular calcium-sensing receptor-like (The sequence of the model RefSeq protein was modified relative to this genomic sequence to represent the inferred CDS: inserted 3 bases in 2 codons), translating into MTAAVISPSPSTLALLLLVVCEVVVGESQQEGCVYLDRSQHVDNVGLSQDGDVVIGALINFYMQPPAVDLSFTEEPHLQPCYEFQESPVQWAQAVVFAVEEINRNPYLLPGVRLGYRIMDSCSRYPHSLRAVMSMISGGNGTCETTRPAKLIIGDSASTQCIILSRVLSPLRVPMISYLATCVCLSNRREYPNFFRTISSDMYQARTMAQMAKRFGWTWVGAVVEENDYGLQALQAFKEETKGTGICLAFVSTIFRERLAKDVDRAVKMVQSSSARVIIVIVWDMDVEVFLTELVRRNVTDRQFIASEVWSTSSLLLNNPELXSISQGTLGVAVRSAPIPGFEKHLRELHPSRYPQDMILRVLWERTFGCSPSLEGIQNGVTDVSNLRATYNVYLAVYAAAHALHSLLACTAPTSSDPTVTPRCSAPDIITTQQLLEHLELVNFTTHLGEKFYFQDGETPAVYDIVNWQKGPGGXMQYVLIGRLEGPNLILNESAIKWPGNSNKVPVSVCTAECPQGTRKVIKKGLPVCCFDCLPCAEGEFSNVTGSPECYRCPPEFWSNHLRTACVPREIEYLSFNETMGITLTTVALCGAVMTAAVGVVFVYYRQTPIVKANNSELSFLLLLSLKLCFLCSLVFVGQPSLWSCRLQQAAFGISFVLCISCILVKTIVVLVAFRSARPGSAALIKWFGPGQQRGSVLFFTCIQVIICAVWLSVSPPFPYRNLSIQGSKVILECMVGSVTGFSLVLGYIGLLAAVCFLLAFFARKLPDNFNEAKFITFSMLIFCAVWITFVPAYISSPGKYSVAVEIFAILASSFGLLICIFAPKCYIILLRPENNSKKFLMGKIK; encoded by the exons ATGACTGCTGCAGTCATTTCACCGAGCCCGTCCACACTGGCTTTATTATTACTGGTAGTGTGTGAGGTTGTGGTGGGGGAATCTCAACAGGAGGGGTGTGTGTACTTGGACCGCTCGCAGCATGTCGACAATGTGGGTCTCTCTCAGGATGGAGATGTGGTCATCGGAGCACTTATCAATTTCTACATGCAGCCACCGGCCGTTGACCTGAGCTTCACAGAAGAACCGCACCTGCAGCCCTGCTACGA ATTTCAGGAGAGTCCTGTGCAATGGGCTCAGGCTGTCGTATTCGCCGTGGAGGAGATCAACAGAAACCCGTATTTGCTCCCGGGGGTTCGACTCGGCTACCGGATCATGGACAGCTGCTCGCGCTATCCTCATAGCCTGAGAGCGGTCATGTCCATGATCAGTGGAGGGAACGGCACCTGTGAGACCACCAGGCCTGCCAAGCTCATCATTGGAGACTCTGCTTCCACACAGTGTATTATTCTGTCCAgagttctgagcccactgcgtGTTCCAATG ATCAGCTACCTGGCtacatgtgtgtgtctcagtaaCAGACGAGAGTATCCCAATTTCTTCCGCACCATCTCCAGTGACATGTACCAGGCTCGCACCATGGCCCAGATGGCCAAACGCTTCGGTTGGACCTGGGTCGGTGCCGTAGTGGAAGAAAATGACTATGGACTCCAGGCATTGCAAGCGTTCAAAGAAGAAACTAAGGGTACTGGTAtctgcctagcttttgtcagcaCTATCTTCCGGGAGAGACTGGCAAAAGATGTGGATCGTGCTGTAAAGATGGTGCAGAGCTCATCTGCTCGTGTGATCATTGTAATTGTGTGGGATATGGATGTAGAAGTTTTCCTCACTGAGCTGGTTCGCAGAAACGTCACAGACCGCCAGTTCATAGCCAGTGAGGTTTGGAGTACCAGTAGCCTTCTCTTAAACAACCCTGAGCT TAGTATTTCTCAAGGCACACTAGGAGTGGCTGTTAGGAGTGCACCTATTCCTGGATTTGAGAAACACCTCCGTGAGCTCCATCCCTCTCGATATCCTCAAGACATGATACTGAGAGTGTTATGGGAGAGGACGTTTGGCTGCAGCCCA AGTCTAGAGGGGATTCAGAATGGCGTTACAGACGTCTCCAACTTAAGAGCCACTTATAACGTCTATCTGGCTGTTTATGCAGCTGCACACGCGCTTCACTCTCTACTGGCCTGCACTGCACCTACCAGTTCTGACCCCACAGTGACCCCACGCTGCTCTGCTCCAGACATCATCACAACACAACAG CTATTAGAGCACCTTGAGCTGGTGAACTTCACCACTCATTTGGGAGAGaagttttattttcaagatGGGGAGACTCCTGCTGTTTATGACATAGTGAATTGGCAAAAAGGTCCTGGAG CAATGCAGTATGTCCTCATCGGCAGACTGGAGGGTCCTAACCTCATCCTTAACGAGTCTGCCATCAAATGGCCAGGAAACTCAAACAAG GttcctgtgtctgtgtgcacTGCTGAATGCCCCCAAGGCACACGCAAAGTTATAAAGAAGGGCTTACCGGTTTGCTGCTTCGACTGCCTGCCCTGCGCTGAAGGCGAATTCAGCAATGTCACAG gTTCACCAGAATGTTATCGATGCCCCCCAGAATTCTGGTCCAACCATCTCAGGACTGCGTGTGTACCACGTGAGATTGAGTATCTCTCCTTTAACGAGACAATGGGCATCACATTGACCACCGTGGCCTTGTGTGGTGCTGTGATGACAGCAGCTGTAGGTGTGGTTTTTGTGTACTACAGACAGACTCCTATCGTCAAAGCCAACAACTCGGAGCTGAGCTTCCTGCTCTTGCTGTCACTCAAACTCTGCTTCCTGTGTTCCCTGGTGTTTGTGGGTCAGCCCTCATTATGGTCATGCAGGCTACAGCAAGCAGCGTTCGGGATCAGTTTTGTTCTCTGCATCTCGTGCATTCTGGTCAAAACCATTGTGGTTCTGGTTGCTTTTCGTTCAGCTCGACCTGGATCTGCAGCCCTTATAAAGTGGTTTGGACCGGGCCAGCAAAGAGGAAGTGTTCTGTTCTTTACCTGCATTCAGGTGATTATCTGTGCAGTATGGTTGTCTGTCAGCCCCCCATTTCCTTACCGCAACTTAAGCATTCAAGGGTCAAAGGTCATCTTGGAGTGCATGGTGGGGTCGGTTACAGGCTTTTCTCTGGTTCTGGGCTACATTGGACTGTTAGCTGCAGTTTGCTTCCTGCTGGCCTTCTTCGCCCGAAAGCTTCCAGACAATTTCAATGAGGCCAAATTCATCACTTTCAGCATGTTGATCTTCTGTGCTGTGTGGATCACCTTTGTTCCAGCGTACATCAGCTCACCAGGAAAGTACAGTGTGGCTGTAGAGATATTTGCCATTCTGGCTTCCAGTTTTGGTCTCCTGATCTGTATATTTGCCCCAAAATGTTACATTATTTTACTCAGACCAGAAAACAATTCCAAGAAATTTCTCATGGGGAAAATCAAATAG